The Bacteroidota bacterium genome contains the following window.
TTTTACCAATTAGGCCTGACATTGTTTTATTTAATTTGAATTGATTTTAATTCACTATTGATTAGGGAACTTTTATTTCTACTTCAACTCCGCTCGGTAATTCGAGTTTCATCAAAGCATCTACTGTTTTGGAAGTTGAGCTGTAAATATCCAGCAGTCGCTTGTAGCTGCAAAGCTGAAATTGCTCGCGTGCTTTTTTATTCACGTGCGGCGAACGCAATACGGTATAAATTCTTTTATGTGTTGGCAGCGGAATTGGTCCACTCACAACTGCACCGGTACTTTTAACCGTTTTAACGATCTTCTCAGCCGACTTATCAACGAGATTATAATCGTAGGATTTCAGTTTGATGCGGATTTTCTGGCTCATATTTTTTTTATTTAAAAGAACGTTATGCTTTTACAGTTTTTTTTCCGTTTGCTTTTGCGATCACTTCCTCTGAAGTGCTGCGCGGTGCTTCTGCATAATGTGAAAATTCCATTGTGGAAGAAGCACGGCCTGATGTAATCGTACGCAATTGTGTAACGTAACCGAACATTTCAGAAAGAGGAACTTTTGCTTTTACTACCTGCACTCCCGCGCGGGAATCCATTCCTTCAATTTGTCCGCGACGTTTATTAAGATCTCCGACAACATCTCCCATATTCTGCTCAGGTGTAAGTACTTCAACTTTCATGATTGGTTCAAGCAGGATCGGTTTAGCTTTTGGGGTAGCTTCTCGATAAGCAGTTTTAGCGCAGATCTCAAATGAAAGAGAATCGGAATCCACGTCGTGATAGGAACCATCTGTGAGGATCACCTTCATAGTTTGAATTGGATATCCAGCGAGAACACCGTTCACCATTGAAGCACGGAATCCTTTTTCCACTGCAGGAATAAATTCTCGCGGAATATTTCCACCGGTAATTTCATTCTCAAACTGCAATCCACCGTTCTTCGCATCGGGAACAAAATCTGCATCGACAGGTGAGAGTGTAAATTTGATATCAGCAAATTTTCCGCGACCGCCTGTTTGCTTCTTATAAACTTCACGATGCTCAATTGTTCCCGTAATTGCTTCTTTGAAATTAACCTGTGGTGCGCCCTGGTTAACTTCAACTTTGAATTCACGACGCAAACGATCGACAATAATTTCGAGATGCAATTCGCCCATTCCGCTGATAATAGTTTGGCCGCTATCTTCATCAGTATTTACCCGGAAAGTAGGATCTTCTTCGGCCAGTTTTGCAAGTGCAACCCCGAGCTTATCAAGATCTACCTGCGTCTTAGGTTCTATTGCAAGTCCAATGACCGGTTCAGGAAAATTCATTGCTTCGAGAACAATAGGATGATTCTCATCACAAAGTGTATCCCCGGTTTTAATGTCTTTGAATCCAACCGCTGCTCCGATATCACCTGCATCAATAAAAGGAATCTGGTTCTGTTTATTTGCATGCATTTGAAAAATGCGCGAAATCCGTTCTTTGTTACCAGAACGTGTATTTAAAACATAAGAACCGGAATCAAGATGCCCTGCATAGCAACGGAAATAAGCAAGACGTCCTACAAAAGGATCCGTTGCAATTTTGAATGCAAGTGCAGTAAATGGTTCCGTTACATCCGGCTTTCTTGAAACTTCTTCTTCTGTGTCAGGATTTATTCCTTTGATATTTTCTTTGTCGACAGGTGATGGCATTAATTCCATTACATAATCGAGCATCGTCTGTACTCCTTTATTCTTGAAAGCAGACCCACAAACCATCGGCACAACTTTATTGGCAAGACAAGCTTTGCGAAGCGCGGCAAGAATTTCTACTTCGGTAATTGAATTCGGATTCTCGAAGAATTTTTCCATGATCTTGTCATCGAATTCCGAAACTGATTCCAATAATTTTTCTCTCCAGTGAGCAACATCCTCCAGCATATCGGCAGGAATCGGAACAACATCATACGTCATTCCCTGGTCCGCTTCGTTCCATACTATTCCACGATTATTGATAAGATCAACTACCCCTTTGAAATTTTCTTCACCCCCAATAGGAAGTTGTAATGGAACCGGATTTCCACCGAGGATTTCCCTAACCTGTTTTACAACATTCAGAAAATCGGCACCGGCGCGATCCATTTTATTTACAAAACCAATGCGGGTGACATTGTAATTATTTGCAAGTCTCCAGTTCGTTTCTGATTGGGGTTCTACACCATCAACAGAAGAAAAAAGAAAAACAAGACCATCCAATACACGAAGCGAACGATTGACTTCCACAGTGAAGTCAACGTGACCCGGTGTATCAATGATGTTCATTTTATATTTATTGTCCCGGTAATTCCAGAAACAAGTTGTAGCGGCAGATGTAATGGTAATACCACGTTCCTGTTCCTGCACCATCCAGTCCATTGTTGCAGCTCCATCGTGAACTTCACCGATCTTGTGGTTGACTCCTGCATAATAGAGAATCCGCTCCGTGCACGTTGTCTTGCCCGCATCAATATGTGCAGCAATCCCGATATTTCTTGTAAATTTTAAGTCGCTCATAATTTTATCCCCGCAATTATTACAGACGGAAATGTGCATAGGCCTTATTGGCTTCTGCCATCCGGTGGGTATCTTCTTTCTTTTTAAATGCAGCACCTTCTTCTTTTGCCGCTGCAAGTATTTCAGCTGCCAAACGACCGGCCATTGATTTTTCATTTCGTATACGCGCGTACGAAATAAGCCATTTCATTCCGAGAGCTGTGCGGCGCTCGGGCCGAATTTCCTGCGGAATCTGGAATGTTGCTCCACCTACCCGGCGGCTGCGAACTTCCACATTCGGAGTAACGTTTGTCAGCGCTTTTTTCCAGGTTTCCAATCCGTCCTGCTCTCCTTTTTTCTGAACGATCTCGATCGCATCATAAAAAATATTGTAGGCACCGGATTTTTTTCCCTGGTACATCAAACTATTTACAAATCGTGTTACTAAAAGATCTTGAAATTTAGGATCAGGTAACAGCGGACGTTTTTTTGCTCTTGCTTTTCTCATTGGATATTACTGCTAGTCGTCTGAGGATTTATTTTTTAGGGGCAGCTTTTGCACCACCTACTTTAGCTTTT
Protein-coding sequences here:
- the rpsG gene encoding 30S ribosomal protein S7 → MRKARAKKRPLLPDPKFQDLLVTRFVNSLMYQGKKSGAYNIFYDAIEIVQKKGEQDGLETWKKALTNVTPNVEVRSRRVGGATFQIPQEIRPERRTALGMKWLISYARIRNEKSMAGRLAAEILAAAKEEGAAFKKKEDTHRMAEANKAYAHFRL
- the fusA gene encoding elongation factor G, which gives rise to MMSDLKFTRNIGIAAHIDAGKTTCTERILYYAGVNHKIGEVHDGAATMDWMVQEQERGITITSAATTCFWNYRDNKYKMNIIDTPGHVDFTVEVNRSLRVLDGLVFLFSSVDGVEPQSETNWRLANNYNVTRIGFVNKMDRAGADFLNVVKQVREILGGNPVPLQLPIGGEENFKGVVDLINNRGIVWNEADQGMTYDVVPIPADMLEDVAHWREKLLESVSEFDDKIMEKFFENPNSITEVEILAALRKACLANKVVPMVCGSAFKNKGVQTMLDYVMELMPSPVDKENIKGINPDTEEEVSRKPDVTEPFTALAFKIATDPFVGRLAYFRCYAGHLDSGSYVLNTRSGNKERISRIFQMHANKQNQIPFIDAGDIGAAVGFKDIKTGDTLCDENHPIVLEAMNFPEPVIGLAIEPKTQVDLDKLGVALAKLAEEDPTFRVNTDEDSGQTIISGMGELHLEIIVDRLRREFKVEVNQGAPQVNFKEAITGTIEHREVYKKQTGGRGKFADIKFTLSPVDADFVPDAKNGGLQFENEITGGNIPREFIPAVEKGFRASMVNGVLAGYPIQTMKVILTDGSYHDVDSDSLSFEICAKTAYREATPKAKPILLEPIMKVEVLTPEQNMGDVVGDLNKRRGQIEGMDSRAGVQVVKAKVPLSEMFGYVTQLRTITSGRASSTMEFSHYAEAPRSTSEEVIAKANGKKTVKA
- the rpsJ gene encoding 30S ribosomal protein S10, giving the protein MSQKIRIKLKSYDYNLVDKSAEKIVKTVKSTGAVVSGPIPLPTHKRIYTVLRSPHVNKKAREQFQLCSYKRLLDIYSSTSKTVDALMKLELPSGVEVEIKVP